Proteins encoded together in one Anaeromicrobium sediminis window:
- a CDS encoding lysylphosphatidylglycerol synthase transmembrane domain-containing protein, which translates to MDFNKIKKGFIISFIMGIILLFVLGVYSDYQKLVLVFKGFNYFYLPIILSLAPLNYFFRYIKWSYYLKSTDIHIERRDNILIFLSGLAMTITPGKVGEFLKSYLLKEKYHISYSKSSPLIIGERFTDGISVLILSLLGCFYFKDGLLLLSIILLLVILFLYFISNKKMVYYVLSKIHNINFFKKYEDSFINFYENISIILKGRILFNSILIGIVSWFFEGVVIYFTIKSLESTISIFASVFIVSFSFILGALSMIPGGLIAVEGSLIGFLVLIGINKDLAVATTIISRFSTLWLGVFIGIISLLVLKFKNRD; encoded by the coding sequence GGAATTATTCTTTTGTTTGTTTTGGGAGTTTATTCTGATTATCAAAAGTTGGTGTTGGTTTTTAAAGGTTTCAATTATTTTTATCTTCCCATCATACTATCTTTAGCTCCACTTAACTATTTCTTTAGGTATATTAAGTGGTCTTATTATTTAAAATCTACAGATATTCATATTGAAAGAAGAGATAATATACTTATATTTTTAAGTGGATTAGCCATGACTATTACTCCTGGTAAGGTTGGTGAGTTTTTAAAGAGTTATCTTTTAAAGGAAAAGTACCATATTTCCTATTCCAAATCATCTCCCTTAATAATTGGAGAAAGATTTACAGATGGCATAAGTGTTCTTATTTTATCTCTATTGGGGTGTTTTTATTTTAAAGATGGATTGTTATTGTTATCTATTATTCTTTTATTAGTAATATTATTTTTATATTTTATTTCTAATAAAAAGATGGTCTATTATGTGTTAAGTAAAATACATAATATAAACTTTTTCAAAAAGTATGAGGATAGTTTTATTAATTTTTATGAAAATATAAGCATTATACTGAAAGGAAGAATATTATTTAATTCTATCTTAATCGGTATAGTCTCCTGGTTCTTTGAGGGTGTGGTAATATATTTTACAATTAAATCCTTAGAAAGTACTATTTCTATTTTCGCATCTGTATTTATAGTATCCTTTTCATTCATACTGGGAGCTTTATCTATGATCCCTGGAGGTTTAATTGCTGTAGAAGGTTCTTTAATTGGTTTTTTAGTATTAATTGGTATAAATAAAGATTTGGCAGTGGCAACTACCATAATCAGTAGGTTTTCTACTTTATGGTTAGGAGTATTTATAGGGATTATTAGTCTTTTAGTTTTGAAATTTAAAAATAGAGATTGA